Proteins encoded together in one Anaerotignum propionicum DSM 1682 window:
- a CDS encoding Na/Pi cotransporter family protein, whose product MDYVNIIIPFIGGLAMFIFGMNYMAQGLQNAAGTKMKSILEALTQNKVMGIGLGALVTAIVQSSSATTVMVVGFVNAGLMNLTQAMSVIMGANIGTTVTGWLVSSSEWAKMFSPTTMAPLAVMVGVILQIGGKKMKHREIASIIIGFGILFIGMHTMSDSVSPLRESQVFRDAFVTLGQNPLLGILVGAGVTAIIQSSSASQGILLSLAATGLVPINAAVFIIMGQNIGTCVTALISGIGAGKNAKCVGYMHLMFNIIGTFIFSIFAMIYFSSASPEVGLGIISQTKISAIHTAFNIGTTLLIFPISGWIIRIAMKLNGVTESTTGDEGQLLHLDKRMLQTPSLAVEGAKKETIRLGRIARENLQCALDALQDATPERFEEVKQRESVVDRVCDGISEYLIKLCTLQISDRENQIVTSLLNTISDMERVGDHAENIAELAEEMKHEDLSFTHNAMEDLQEMIHAALSSYDNALKALENDDIASAAKTAVYEEQVDELEKRLRAGHIERLSNAACNVNAGIHYLEVLANLERISDHAMNISQVVLNEHRYNRKMNEEGAMPI is encoded by the coding sequence ATGGATTACGTAAATATAATCATCCCATTTATTGGTGGGCTCGCCATGTTTATCTTCGGTATGAACTATATGGCCCAGGGTTTACAAAATGCAGCAGGCACAAAAATGAAGTCTATTCTCGAAGCTTTAACGCAAAATAAAGTTATGGGTATTGGATTGGGTGCCCTCGTTACGGCAATCGTCCAAAGTTCATCGGCAACAACTGTTATGGTTGTAGGCTTTGTAAACGCAGGCCTGATGAACCTAACACAAGCCATGAGTGTTATTATGGGTGCCAATATTGGTACTACAGTAACAGGCTGGCTGGTTTCCAGTTCCGAATGGGCAAAAATGTTCAGCCCCACCACGATGGCTCCTTTGGCGGTAATGGTTGGTGTTATTCTGCAAATCGGCGGAAAGAAAATGAAGCATAGAGAAATTGCTTCTATTATTATTGGTTTTGGTATTTTATTTATCGGTATGCATACAATGTCCGATAGTGTATCTCCTCTACGAGAATCTCAAGTCTTTAGAGATGCCTTTGTAACATTAGGTCAGAATCCATTGCTGGGTATTTTAGTTGGTGCTGGTGTTACAGCAATTATTCAAAGCTCCTCTGCATCTCAGGGTATTTTACTCTCTCTTGCGGCAACAGGCTTAGTGCCCATTAATGCTGCGGTGTTTATTATCATGGGCCAGAATATCGGCACTTGCGTTACAGCTTTAATCAGTGGTATTGGTGCAGGTAAAAATGCAAAATGCGTAGGATATATGCATTTGATGTTTAATATTATTGGTACATTTATATTCAGTATCTTTGCGATGATTTACTTCTCTTCTGCAAGTCCAGAGGTTGGGTTAGGAATCATATCCCAAACAAAAATCAGTGCAATCCACACCGCTTTCAATATTGGTACAACATTATTAATCTTCCCTATTTCCGGTTGGATCATCCGTATTGCTATGAAGCTCAATGGTGTAACGGAATCTACAACAGGGGACGAAGGTCAGCTCCTTCATTTGGACAAACGTATGTTGCAAACACCAAGTCTTGCAGTAGAAGGCGCAAAAAAAGAAACTATCCGTTTGGGACGCATTGCAAGAGAAAATCTCCAATGCGCATTGGATGCATTGCAAGATGCCACGCCAGAAAGATTTGAAGAGGTAAAGCAAAGAGAATCTGTGGTTGACAGAGTGTGTGATGGTATTTCTGAATATCTCATTAAGCTTTGCACATTACAAATTAGTGATCGCGAAAATCAAATCGTAACCTCTCTTTTAAATACCATCAGTGATATGGAACGTGTGGGTGACCATGCAGAAAATATTGCTGAGCTGGCAGAGGAAATGAAGCATGAAGATTTGAGCTTTACCCATAATGCCATGGAAGATTTGCAAGAAATGATTCATGCTGCCCTTTCCAGCTATGATAACGCATTAAAAGCCTTGGAAAACGATGACATCGCATCGGCGGCAAAAACTGCTGTTTATGAAGAACAGGTTGACGAATTAGAAAAGAGATTGCGTGCAGGCCATATCGAAAGACTTTCCAATGCAGCATGTAATGTAAATGCAGGTATCCATTACCTTGAAGTACTTGCAAATCTGGAACGTATTTCTGACCATGCCATGAATATTTCGCAGGTTGTTTTAAACGAGCATAGATATAACAGAAAAATGAACGAAGAAGGCGCAATGCCAATTTAA
- a CDS encoding GntR family transcriptional regulator: MARQKCFNLGEKINIDTLTAELNVSNSPIREALTMLEKQGLVEYVPNVGSRIISFSPTAFREICFSLFTVVYGAYELCLSKNIIDIAIEKPIC, from the coding sequence TTGGCAAGACAAAAATGCTTCAATTTAGGAGAAAAAATCAATATTGACACATTAACAGCTGAATTAAATGTGAGCAATTCCCCCATACGTGAAGCACTTACCATGCTGGAAAAGCAAGGCTTGGTGGAATATGTACCCAACGTAGGCTCACGCATTATTTCTTTTTCTCCTACCGCCTTTCGTGAAATTTGTTTTTCTTTATTTACCGTTGTTTACGGTGCATATGAGTTGTGCTTGTCAAAAAATATAATAGATATTGCTATCGAAAAGCCCATTTGCTAG
- a CDS encoding hydrolase, translating into MRIYAEDTAALFIDFQEKLVPVINQNAEIVKKAVMLAQGLTEIGVPFAVSQQYTKGLGETVPEFSGAIESLQYMEKHTFSCFECEEIANWVKAQQKKTILICGVEAHICVLQTVLDLLDDGYRVFVVADCVGSRNPYDKEIGLERMKAEGAILTTCEAALFELTGGAKSPHFKVISKLVK; encoded by the coding sequence ATGAGAATTTATGCAGAAGATACAGCGGCACTGTTTATTGATTTTCAGGAAAAATTGGTACCTGTTATCAACCAGAATGCAGAAATAGTAAAAAAAGCAGTGATGTTGGCACAGGGTTTGACTGAAATTGGAGTGCCCTTTGCGGTATCCCAGCAATACACCAAGGGATTAGGCGAAACTGTTCCCGAATTCAGTGGTGCCATAGAGTCTTTACAGTATATGGAAAAACATACCTTTAGCTGTTTTGAATGTGAAGAAATTGCAAATTGGGTAAAAGCTCAGCAAAAGAAAACCATTTTGATTTGTGGTGTGGAAGCACATATTTGTGTTTTGCAAACAGTGCTCGACCTTTTAGACGATGGCTATCGGGTTTTTGTTGTTGCGGATTGCGTTGGTTCCAGAAATCCATATGACAAAGAAATTGGGTTGGAAAGAATGAAGGCAGAAGGTGCCATTTTAACAACATGTGAGGCTGCCCTTTTTGAATTAACCGGCGGAGCTAAATCCCCCCACTTTAAAGTAATTTCCAAATTAGTAAAATAA
- a CDS encoding DUF5662 family protein produces the protein MKAMEHLKTITHHRYLVRQHCFRVGLYWQGLTHDLSKFSPTEFLVGAKYFQGDRSPNNAEREDKGYSSSWLHHKGRNKHHFEYWIDYSRGQDRLLGGMKMPVRFVAEMFMDRIAACKTYQKDKYTDASPWKYHLQSRLVHEIMHIDSLKLLEHFLKMLAECGEDVTFAYVKKYLKLERKHARKQFIENHIKGRKRKK, from the coding sequence ATGAAAGCAATGGAGCACCTGAAAACAATTACGCACCACAGATATTTAGTTCGACAACACTGTTTTCGAGTGGGGCTTTATTGGCAGGGATTGACCCATGATCTTTCTAAATTCTCACCCACCGAGTTTTTGGTAGGCGCAAAATATTTTCAAGGAGATCGTAGTCCAAACAATGCCGAACGGGAGGATAAAGGGTATTCCAGCTCATGGTTGCATCATAAAGGAAGAAATAAACACCACTTTGAATATTGGATTGATTACAGCAGAGGCCAAGATCGCTTGTTGGGTGGAATGAAAATGCCTGTCCGCTTTGTGGCAGAAATGTTTATGGATCGGATTGCTGCTTGCAAGACGTATCAGAAGGACAAATATACAGATGCAAGCCCTTGGAAATATCATTTGCAAAGCCGTCTTGTTCATGAGATTATGCACATAGATTCTTTAAAGCTTTTGGAACACTTTTTGAAGATGCTTGCGGAATGTGGTGAAGACGTCACTTTTGCATACGTGAAAAAATACTTAAAGCTTGAAAGAAAACATGCACGGAAGCAATTTATTGAGAATCATATCAAAGGGAGGAAAAGGAAAAAGTGA
- the sigG gene encoding RNA polymerase sporulation sigma factor SigG, whose translation MGYYGKVEISGINTSNLPTLSGAEARELFIKFKEGDESAREKLIEGNLRLVLSIIKRFENRNENMDDLFQVGVVGLIKAIDNFDINMQVMPSTYCCPMIIGEIRRYLRDNNSIRVSRSLRDTAYKALQAKERLMAEREKEPTIEEIAREMGISRESVVTAMDAIQDPVSLYEPVYHDGGDTLFVMDQVSDEKNGDKLWLENLSLSEAMHHLSDREKRIVSLRFFEGKTQTEVSTEIGISQAQVSRLEKSALKHMQKYV comes from the coding sequence ATGGGTTATTATGGAAAAGTAGAAATCAGTGGTATTAACACTTCAAATTTACCAACTTTAAGTGGTGCTGAGGCACGAGAGCTTTTTATTAAATTTAAAGAAGGCGATGAGTCTGCCAGAGAAAAATTAATTGAAGGAAATCTCAGATTGGTTTTAAGTATCATAAAAAGATTTGAAAACAGAAACGAAAATATGGATGATTTATTTCAAGTTGGTGTGGTCGGATTAATTAAGGCGATCGACAATTTTGATATCAATATGCAAGTAATGCCCTCAACCTATTGTTGTCCAATGATTATTGGTGAAATCAGACGATACCTTCGGGATAATAATTCCATTCGGGTAAGTCGCTCTTTAAGGGATACTGCATATAAAGCATTACAGGCAAAGGAACGCCTCATGGCTGAACGTGAAAAAGAGCCTACAATAGAAGAAATCGCAAGGGAAATGGGAATTTCAAGAGAAAGTGTTGTCACTGCCATGGATGCAATCCAGGATCCCGTTTCATTATACGAACCAGTTTATCATGACGGTGGCGACACCTTGTTTGTAATGGATCAAGTGAGTGATGAAAAAAATGGAGATAAGCTATGGCTGGAAAACCTTTCGTTAAGTGAAGCAATGCATCATCTTTCTGACCGAGAAAAGAGAATTGTTTCCCTGCGCTTCTTTGAAGGAAAAACACAAACAGAGGTTAGTACGGAAATCGGAATCAGCCAAGCTCAAGTAAGCCGCTTGGAAAAAAGCGCATTAAAGCATATGCAAAAATATGTGTAA
- the mnmA gene encoding tRNA 2-thiouridine(34) synthase MnmA, with translation MNNKKVIVGLSGGVDSTVCAYLLNQQGYDVIGVTMDLWPGENGAQAIQDAKMVAEKIGIPHFVLEFRKEFKENVVDDFIRRYFQGLTPNPCVVCNRYIKGEALLQKARQLGAHYIATGHYAKVEKHPKTGRYAIRNSETAEKDQTYALYRLTQEQLEAMLLPIGEYTKDEVRNIAQQIDGFIAKKGDSQDICFIPDGDYASFIINESGNSGKSGSFVDLKGNVLGKHKGIIHYTVGQRKGLGLAFGKPMYVYAVNPKLNQVVLCENESLFQKTFRVGDLAHMALEKFEDGMRLQGKIRYGNKMAWCTVRMVDTDIMECTFDEPQRAITPGQSLVLYDGEYVAGGGIILPFSI, from the coding sequence GTGAACAATAAAAAAGTAATTGTAGGACTTTCCGGCGGCGTAGACAGTACCGTTTGCGCTTACTTACTAAATCAACAGGGCTATGATGTCATTGGCGTCACCATGGACCTATGGCCAGGTGAAAACGGTGCTCAGGCAATTCAAGATGCAAAGATGGTTGCAGAAAAAATAGGAATCCCTCACTTTGTTTTAGAATTCAGAAAGGAATTTAAAGAAAATGTGGTTGACGATTTTATTCGTCGGTATTTCCAGGGGCTTACGCCAAATCCCTGTGTGGTATGCAACCGATATATTAAAGGCGAGGCTCTCTTGCAAAAAGCCCGCCAGCTTGGTGCCCACTATATTGCCACAGGACACTATGCAAAGGTTGAGAAACATCCCAAAACAGGACGCTATGCCATTCGCAATTCAGAAACAGCGGAAAAAGACCAAACCTATGCCTTATACCGCCTAACACAGGAACAATTGGAGGCAATGCTTTTACCAATTGGAGAATACACAAAAGACGAGGTAAGAAATATCGCTCAGCAGATTGATGGCTTTATTGCAAAAAAAGGGGACAGTCAGGATATTTGTTTTATTCCCGATGGAGATTATGCGTCCTTTATTATCAATGAGAGTGGTAATAGTGGAAAATCCGGAAGCTTCGTTGATTTGAAAGGAAATGTTTTAGGGAAACATAAGGGGATTATTCATTACACCGTGGGTCAGAGAAAAGGCTTAGGTCTTGCCTTTGGAAAGCCCATGTATGTTTACGCTGTTAATCCAAAGCTAAACCAAGTTGTCTTATGTGAGAATGAATCGTTATTTCAAAAGACTTTTCGTGTTGGGGATTTAGCCCATATGGCACTGGAAAAATTTGAGGATGGAATGCGTTTGCAAGGTAAAATTCGTTATGGGAATAAAATGGCCTGGTGTACCGTGAGAATGGTAGATACAGATATTATGGAGTGCACTTTTGATGAGCCTCAACGAGCAATTACCCCCGGGCAGTCTCTTGTCTTGTATGATGGAGAATATGTAGCCGGCGGTGGAATCATCCTCCCCTTCTCAATATGA
- a CDS encoding aspartate kinase, giving the protein MIVAKFGGSSLADAAQFQKVKDIVFADSRRMLIIPSAPGRRFDKDEKVTDLLYRCYNQQMAGESFQKTFEEIQQRYYDIASQLHLSLELKPYFQEIHKQMEAGASADYCASRGEFLNGLLLSNYLGYEFLDAAEVIFFDELGEFDAEKTNDILKQRLELLDKAVIPGFYGSNPDGSIRAFSRGGSDITGAIVARAAQAELYENWTDVSGFLMADPRIVTDPRPISHITYHEMHELCCAGATVLHEDCVFPVSSAGIPTNIRNTNLPQHPGTMITCNALQREDFAIFAGVSGKKGFSILVLEKEQTDHTWSFVQEVLYVAKKYGIKFQYLPSGAHCVCLLVETRQFLEKQDAFESEIRKSNVPFSMTIQPDIAGIVLVGYGIIHNRLAVNRIYKALQRQNIDVVMINQGSGELSTWVGVPENQMEEAICAIYEEFL; this is encoded by the coding sequence ATGATTGTAGCAAAATTCGGCGGCAGTTCACTTGCAGATGCAGCACAGTTTCAAAAAGTTAAAGACATTGTTTTCGCAGACAGCCGCCGAATGCTTATCATTCCCAGTGCGCCTGGTCGTAGATTCGATAAAGATGAAAAGGTAACCGACCTTCTTTATCGTTGTTATAATCAGCAGATGGCAGGAGAGTCCTTCCAAAAAACCTTTGAAGAGATTCAACAGAGATATTATGACATTGCCTCACAGCTTCATTTATCTTTGGAGCTTAAGCCATATTTTCAGGAAATTCACAAGCAAATGGAAGCGGGAGCTTCGGCGGATTACTGTGCCAGCCGAGGGGAGTTCTTAAATGGATTGCTGTTATCAAATTATTTAGGATATGAATTTTTAGATGCGGCAGAGGTTATTTTCTTTGACGAGCTGGGTGAGTTTGATGCGGAAAAGACCAACGATATATTGAAGCAGAGATTAGAGTTGCTGGATAAGGCAGTGATACCCGGCTTTTACGGAAGCAACCCTGACGGAAGCATACGTGCCTTTTCTCGTGGGGGAAGTGATATCACGGGAGCCATTGTTGCCCGTGCTGCCCAAGCAGAACTATATGAAAATTGGACTGATGTTTCTGGCTTTCTCATGGCTGATCCTCGTATCGTTACCGATCCTCGTCCAATTAGCCACATTACTTATCATGAAATGCACGAGCTTTGCTGTGCAGGAGCCACAGTGCTTCATGAGGACTGTGTGTTTCCTGTAAGCAGTGCAGGGATTCCCACGAATATTCGCAATACCAATTTGCCCCAGCACCCAGGAACCATGATTACGTGTAACGCTTTGCAACGAGAGGATTTTGCTATTTTTGCTGGTGTTTCAGGTAAGAAAGGTTTCAGTATTCTGGTGCTGGAAAAGGAACAGACAGATCATACATGGTCATTTGTTCAAGAGGTTTTATACGTTGCGAAAAAGTACGGAATCAAATTTCAATATCTCCCGTCAGGAGCCCATTGCGTTTGTTTGCTTGTAGAAACCAGACAGTTTCTTGAGAAGCAAGATGCTTTTGAGAGTGAAATTAGAAAAAGCAATGTGCCGTTTTCTATGACAATTCAGCCGGATATCGCAGGTATTGTTCTGGTGGGATATGGGATTATTCATAATCGCTTGGCAGTCAATCGAATTTATAAGGCCTTACAGCGGCAGAATATTGATGTTGTTATGATTAATCAAGGCAGTGGTGAGCTGAGCACATGGGTAGGTGTCCCGGAGAATCAGATGGAAGAGGCAATTTGTGCAATTTATGAAGAGTTTCTTTGA
- a CDS encoding ammonium transporter, with product MDAIGLFEQASSDLFGVWFLMGAVLVFFMQAGFAMVETGFTRAKNAGNIIMKNLMDFCIGTVVFLLIGFNLMMAEDTLFGFVGIPNLNLFTDFANFPWSSFVFNLVFCATAATIVSGAMAERTKFNAYLIYSGIISCLIYPIEAGWIWNSNGWLFKMGFIDFAGSSAIHMVGGITALIGAKLLGPRIGKYTKGKDGKTVVHAIPGHSLTLGALGVFILWFGWYGFNGAAATQVGQLAQIFGTTTIAAGFATVTTMIFTWLKNGKPDVSMTLNGSLAGLVAITAPCANVDAFGAIIIGIVAGFLVVLAVEYIDIKLHIDDPVGAVAVHGANGLWGTLAVGLFNIYESDGITKGLFYGGGVEQLMKQFIGVLAIGAWTAITMYIVFTVIKKTNGLRVTPAEEIEGLDVSEHGLASSYADFMPVTNSYGGLVGSAPSNELIEEKVSVSSVSMDEAVPVEYNFPGNSLVKPKITKVTIITRQSKFDELKSAMNAIEVTGMTVIQVVGCGLQKGSSQYYRGVPVEINLLPKIQVEIVVTKVPVERVIEAAKKALYTGNIGDGKIFIYNVEDVIKIRTGETGYDAMQGEE from the coding sequence ATGGATGCGATAGGGTTATTTGAACAGGCGTCGTCCGATCTATTTGGTGTTTGGTTTTTGATGGGCGCGGTATTGGTATTTTTTATGCAAGCTGGGTTTGCCATGGTTGAAACAGGATTTACCAGAGCAAAAAATGCCGGTAACATTATTATGAAAAATCTTATGGATTTTTGTATCGGTACTGTGGTGTTTTTGCTCATTGGGTTTAATCTCATGATGGCAGAGGATACCCTATTTGGGTTTGTTGGAATTCCAAATTTGAATCTTTTTACTGATTTTGCGAATTTCCCTTGGTCCTCCTTCGTTTTTAACTTGGTTTTTTGTGCAACAGCCGCCACCATTGTTTCCGGTGCAATGGCAGAGAGAACAAAGTTTAACGCTTACCTGATTTACAGCGGGATAATCAGCTGTCTGATTTATCCCATCGAGGCAGGCTGGATATGGAACAGCAACGGATGGTTATTCAAGATGGGTTTTATTGATTTTGCTGGCTCATCGGCAATTCACATGGTTGGTGGTATTACAGCTCTCATCGGTGCTAAATTATTAGGCCCACGTATTGGAAAATACACAAAAGGGAAAGATGGGAAAACAGTTGTACACGCAATCCCTGGGCACTCTTTGACATTAGGTGCGTTGGGTGTATTCATTTTATGGTTTGGTTGGTATGGATTTAATGGTGCTGCTGCAACTCAGGTTGGGCAGTTGGCACAAATCTTTGGTACGACTACAATTGCAGCAGGATTTGCAACGGTGACAACAATGATTTTCACTTGGCTGAAGAATGGGAAGCCTGATGTTTCTATGACATTAAACGGTTCCTTGGCAGGGTTAGTGGCAATCACTGCTCCTTGTGCAAACGTTGATGCTTTCGGTGCAATTATAATAGGCATTGTGGCTGGTTTCTTAGTTGTTTTGGCTGTTGAATATATTGATATTAAGTTACATATTGATGATCCCGTTGGTGCTGTTGCAGTGCATGGTGCAAATGGCCTTTGGGGAACGTTAGCCGTTGGTCTATTTAATATTTATGAGAGCGATGGTATTACAAAAGGGTTATTCTACGGTGGTGGTGTTGAGCAGCTTATGAAGCAGTTTATTGGCGTTCTGGCAATTGGTGCTTGGACGGCTATTACCATGTATATTGTCTTTACAGTAATAAAGAAAACAAACGGCCTTAGAGTAACACCCGCTGAGGAAATTGAAGGGCTTGATGTAAGTGAGCATGGTCTTGCAAGTAGTTATGCAGATTTTATGCCGGTTACCAATTCCTATGGCGGTTTAGTCGGCAGTGCGCCGTCTAACGAGTTGATTGAGGAAAAAGTTTCGGTATCTTCGGTATCTATGGATGAAGCGGTTCCTGTGGAATATAACTTCCCTGGCAATTCTCTTGTGAAACCGAAAATTACAAAGGTTACGATTATCACACGTCAGAGCAAGTTTGACGAATTAAAGAGTGCCATGAATGCAATTGAAGTAACAGGCATGACTGTCATTCAGGTTGTTGGTTGTGGGTTACAGAAGGGCAGCAGTCAATACTACCGTGGTGTACCTGTTGAGATCAATCTTTTACCCAAGATTCAGGTGGAGATTGTTGTTACAAAGGTACCTGTAGAGCGGGTTATTGAAGCGGCGAAGAAAGCGCTTTACACTGGCAACATTGGCGACGGTAAAATCTTTATCTACAATGTTGAGGATGTTATCAAAATCAGAACCGGAGAGACTGGTTACGACGCAATGCAGGGTGAAGAGTAA
- the nspC gene encoding carboxynorspermidine decarboxylase yields the protein MDKRLYSIETPCYVVDEKRLTENLVILRDVANRAGCKILLAQKAFSMFSVYPLIGRYLDGTTASGLFEAKLGNEEMGKETHVFSAAYMEKEFDEIVKICDHISFNSFAQWQKYGKKALDAGRSCGIRINPQHSTQEHGIYDPCAEGSRLGVTIENFRPVLLEGIDGLHFHTLCEQNSDALIETVAAVEEKFGEFLPQMKWVNFGGGHHITREDYDREALIDCILRFKEKYHVEVYLEPGEAIALNAGYLVTSVLDIVHNGIDIALLDASAACHMPDVIEMPYRPPLWQGGEPNEKAYTYRLAGATCLAGDVIGDFSFAQPLSIGDKLVFMDMAIYSMVKNNTFNGMCLPSIAVLHESGELNIIRKFGYEDFKGRLS from the coding sequence ATGGATAAGCGCTTATATTCAATAGAAACACCATGTTATGTGGTTGATGAGAAGCGTTTAACTGAAAATCTGGTTATTTTAAGAGACGTTGCCAATCGTGCCGGCTGTAAGATTCTGCTGGCACAAAAGGCGTTTTCCATGTTTTCTGTGTATCCTCTTATTGGGCGCTATCTGGACGGAACAACCGCCAGTGGTCTATTTGAGGCAAAGCTTGGCAATGAAGAGATGGGCAAGGAGACCCATGTTTTTTCGGCGGCATATATGGAAAAAGAATTTGATGAGATTGTGAAGATTTGCGACCATATTTCCTTTAATTCATTTGCCCAGTGGCAGAAATATGGGAAAAAAGCGCTTGATGCGGGAAGAAGCTGTGGCATTCGAATTAATCCTCAGCATTCCACCCAAGAGCATGGTATATATGACCCATGCGCTGAAGGCTCTCGTTTAGGCGTGACCATAGAGAATTTCAGGCCTGTGTTGCTAGAGGGAATTGATGGTCTGCATTTTCATACGCTGTGTGAACAAAACAGTGATGCTTTAATTGAAACCGTGGCGGCAGTGGAAGAAAAGTTTGGCGAATTTCTTCCCCAAATGAAATGGGTGAACTTTGGCGGTGGTCATCATATCACCCGTGAGGATTATGATAGGGAAGCCTTGATAGACTGTATATTACGGTTTAAAGAAAAATATCATGTGGAAGTATATTTGGAACCGGGGGAGGCAATCGCCTTGAATGCAGGGTATCTGGTGACCTCTGTGTTGGATATTGTTCACAATGGTATTGATATTGCTCTTCTGGACGCATCTGCAGCATGCCATATGCCTGATGTGATTGAAATGCCCTATCGCCCGCCTTTGTGGCAGGGAGGAGAGCCTAATGAGAAGGCCTATACCTATCGATTGGCAGGGGCAACCTGTTTGGCGGGGGATGTCATTGGGGACTTTTCCTTTGCACAACCTCTTTCCATAGGGGACAAGCTGGTTTTTATGGATATGGCAATATACTCTATGGTGAAGAATAACACTTTTAATGGAATGTGCCTCCCATCCATTGCAGTTTTACACGAAAGTGGAGAATTAAACATCATACGAAAATTTGGATATGAAGATTTTAAAGGCAGACTTTCTTAG
- a CDS encoding saccharopine dehydrogenase family protein gives MGKCMIIGCGGVASVAIHKCCQNSEVFEEIMIASRTKSKCDALKAKLDGTTKTIIHTAQVDADNVAELVVLINEFKPDVVLNLALPYQDLTIMEACLATKTHYVDTANYEPLDTAKFEYKWQWDYREKFKEAGICALLGSGFDPGVTGVFSAYAQKHHFDEINYIDILDCNGGDHGYPFATNFNPEINIREVTANGSYWENGQWVETEPMEIKREYDFAEVGKKDMYLLHHEELESLGLNIKGIKRIRFFMTFGQSYLTHLKCLENVGMTSIEPIEFEGKKIVPLQFLKAVLPDPASLGPRTVGKTNIGCIFQGMKDGKEKTYYLYNVCDHQECYKEVGSQAISYTTGVPAMIGAMLVMTGKWNQPGVWNMEEFDPDPFMEALNKWGLPWVEDFNPELVD, from the coding sequence ATGGGAAAATGTATGATTATCGGTTGCGGCGGCGTTGCCAGTGTTGCAATTCACAAATGTTGCCAAAACAGCGAGGTTTTTGAGGAAATTATGATTGCCAGCCGTACCAAATCCAAATGTGATGCATTAAAAGCAAAGCTTGATGGCACAACAAAAACAATCATTCACACAGCACAGGTAGATGCGGACAACGTGGCGGAATTGGTTGTGCTCATCAACGAGTTTAAGCCTGATGTTGTGCTGAATCTGGCTTTACCTTATCAAGATTTGACCATTATGGAGGCTTGCCTTGCCACAAAAACCCACTATGTGGATACTGCAAACTATGAACCTTTGGATACTGCTAAGTTTGAATATAAATGGCAGTGGGATTACCGTGAGAAATTTAAGGAAGCAGGTATTTGCGCATTGCTAGGCAGTGGTTTTGACCCCGGCGTTACCGGTGTGTTCTCCGCTTATGCACAAAAGCATCACTTTGATGAAATCAATTACATTGATATTCTTGACTGTAACGGCGGCGACCATGGTTATCCATTTGCAACCAACTTTAACCCCGAAATTAATATCAGAGAAGTAACCGCAAACGGCAGTTATTGGGAAAATGGACAATGGGTAGAAACAGAGCCAATGGAAATCAAGCGTGAGTACGATTTTGCGGAAGTTGGTAAAAAAGACATGTATTTGCTCCACCATGAGGAACTGGAAAGCTTGGGCTTAAATATAAAAGGGATTAAGAGAATCCGTTTCTTCATGACCTTTGGACAAAGCTACTTGACCCATTTGAAGTGCTTAGAAAATGTGGGCATGACTTCCATCGAGCCTATTGAATTTGAAGGAAAGAAAATTGTGCCCTTGCAGTTTTTGAAAGCAGTATTGCCCGATCCTGCAAGCCTTGGTCCTCGTACCGTTGGAAAAACAAACATCGGCTGTATCTTCCAAGGAATGAAGGATGGTAAAGAAAAAACGTATTATCTCTACAATGTTTGCGATCATCAAGAGTGCTACAAAGAAGTAGGCAGCCAAGCAATTTCTTATACCACAGGTGTGCCTGCCATGATTGGAGCAATGCTTGTAATGACCGGAAAATGGAATCAGCCTGGTGTTTGGAATATGGAAGAGTTTGATCCCGATCCATTTATGGAAGCGTTAAATAAATGGGGCTTACCTTGGGTGGAAGATTTTAACCCTGAGTTGGTGGACTAA